Proteins encoded in a region of the Bacteroidota bacterium genome:
- a CDS encoding iron ABC transporter permease encodes MPASHSKSYSLLLPLLIGATVLSMAVGLAKGSTPLPLMSVILSLKAGLFSLPLDSGVAPNAFDIVWKLRLPRVLLAFFVGGGLSIVGVAMQTLVRNPLAEPYILGISSGASAGASLFYLGFLPPVLSLALTLPLAAFAGSLLTMLVVYLVARTGTHVDVTRLLLAGVAMSALMGAISTFATLASPELEKMKTVMFWLLGSFAGARWDMLLLPLLASGLGLAFLLLFAKPLDAMLLGEEAAHHLGLPVERIKSLLIGMATLITGLLVAAAGAIGFVGLIVPHATRSLVGVLHRKLALVAFFAGGIFLVWADLFSRSILQPQELPIGIVTAICGVPFFLYLLRNKPYRFG; translated from the coding sequence TTGCCGGCTTCCCATTCCAAATCATACAGCCTGTTGTTGCCGCTACTCATCGGCGCAACCGTGCTTTCCATGGCTGTCGGCCTGGCGAAAGGCAGCACACCATTGCCGCTAATGAGTGTAATACTGAGTTTGAAAGCCGGCCTCTTTTCCTTGCCACTTGACTCGGGCGTTGCTCCAAACGCTTTCGATATAGTCTGGAAACTCAGATTGCCCCGCGTGCTGCTCGCATTTTTTGTGGGCGGTGGCCTGTCTATTGTGGGTGTAGCCATGCAAACCCTGGTTCGCAATCCGCTGGCTGAGCCTTATATCCTGGGCATTTCCAGCGGCGCCTCAGCTGGTGCCTCCCTGTTTTATCTGGGCTTCCTGCCCCCCGTATTGTCACTAGCACTTACCTTACCGCTCGCTGCATTTGCTGGTAGCCTGCTTACCATGCTCGTTGTGTATCTTGTGGCGCGCACCGGTACCCACGTCGATGTCACACGATTGCTGCTGGCCGGCGTTGCAATGTCGGCCCTTATGGGTGCAATAAGTACCTTTGCTACGCTTGCTTCGCCAGAGTTGGAGAAAATGAAAACCGTGATGTTCTGGCTCCTTGGCTCCTTTGCCGGCGCCCGTTGGGATATGCTACTGCTTCCCCTCCTCGCGAGTGGCCTCGGACTGGCCTTTCTGCTTCTCTTTGCTAAACCACTGGACGCAATGTTGCTGGGCGAGGAAGCAGCGCACCACCTCGGTCTTCCTGTTGAACGTATCAAATCGTTGCTCATTGGAATGGCTACGTTGATTACGGGCCTGCTTGTTGCCGCTGCCGGTGCCATCGGATTTGTTGGCCTGATTGTCCCCCACGCAACGCGGTCCCTTGTTGGTGTGCTGCATCGCAAGCTTGCCCTGGTTGCCTTTTTTGCCGGTGGTATTTTTCTGGTCTGGGCCGACCTTTTTTCGCGGTCTATCCTTCAACCCCAGGAATTGCCTATCGGCATCGTAACGGCCATTTGCGGGGTGCCGTTTTTCCTGTACTTGCTGCGTAATAAACCTTACCGTTTCGGATAA
- a CDS encoding diacylglycerol kinase family protein has product MRTAVILNPAAGNGRAGALQQKLASLFAASGLSVEILFSQSGSHATKLAKEAAAWADLVVAVGGDGTIHHVANGIVLSKKPVALGLIPVGTGNDFVKMTGIPVHIESAIKILAKGKRKAVDYGTVTYQSARDQRARCFFNTLGIGFDAAVGDRASSFKALPGFGAYLAALLNTLFTLQYADVTVTCDGEDRTPFFSGQMLLSSVGNGSTSGGMFKLTPHASIDDGWFDVCVIERISIPRLLASVPRVLRGRHTNMKEYRATTATRILIEVLDTMNRVGKKGGGGLPVHADGEILAPDVRRLDVQLIEKGISVIVP; this is encoded by the coding sequence ATGAGAACGGCAGTTATTCTAAATCCTGCAGCCGGCAATGGCCGCGCGGGAGCGTTACAGCAAAAATTAGCCAGCCTTTTTGCCGCATCGGGATTGTCCGTGGAGATTTTGTTTTCACAAAGTGGGTCGCATGCCACAAAGCTCGCAAAAGAGGCCGCAGCATGGGCAGATCTGGTTGTTGCTGTTGGGGGAGATGGTACTATACACCATGTAGCAAATGGGATTGTATTGAGCAAAAAACCTGTTGCACTCGGATTAATTCCTGTTGGTACGGGAAATGATTTTGTAAAAATGACAGGTATCCCGGTTCATATAGAATCTGCAATAAAAATACTTGCGAAGGGGAAACGAAAAGCGGTAGATTATGGTACAGTAACGTATCAAAGCGCGCGCGATCAGAGAGCGCGTTGTTTTTTCAACACGCTAGGGATAGGATTCGATGCAGCAGTAGGTGATCGCGCATCTTCTTTTAAGGCGCTGCCCGGTTTTGGGGCTTATCTTGCAGCGCTTCTCAATACACTTTTTACACTTCAATATGCGGATGTAACCGTCACGTGTGATGGTGAAGATCGTACCCCGTTTTTTAGTGGACAGATGTTATTGTCTTCTGTGGGCAATGGCAGCACATCAGGGGGGATGTTCAAACTTACACCGCATGCTTCAATAGATGACGGATGGTTTGACGTTTGTGTAATAGAACGGATTTCCATACCGCGGCTATTGGCCAGCGTACCGCGTGTTCTACGCGGTCGCCACACAAACATGAAGGAATACCGTGCTACAACGGCAACGCGGATCCTGATTGAAGTGCTCGATACCATGAATCGGGTGGGCAAGAAAGGCGGCGGAGGTCTGCCGGTACATGCTGATGGTGAAATCCTCGCGCCTGACGTACGCCGGCTGGATGTCCAATTGATCGAAAAAGGCATTTCTGTAATTGTACCTTGA
- a CDS encoding ABC transporter substrate-binding protein has product MSHLRCLLYCLLLLTGCGPAPQQAPDTGNSFSFVDDAGNTITLPHPPRSVISLAPNLTELLYAIDAGDLVTAVSLADDYPPAVDTLPRYSSYPMDFEALVGYGPDLLIATDAINNPRDAEQFTSVGLKIAYFSFKSWADIPRVMRALGDITDRSTAATQAADALDAQRMAIQQKTAAVKPTRALFLIGSDQLYAFGRDNYIHEAIAIAGGKSLTDSLAAVSPILSEEFVLTAQPDVILGSIQGAAQLLTHHPAFENVPALANDRVCTVDGSLVLRPGPRLLEGITAMARCMHPELFE; this is encoded by the coding sequence ATGTCCCACCTAAGATGCCTCTTATACTGCCTGCTGTTGCTCACCGGCTGTGGGCCAGCCCCCCAACAAGCACCGGATACCGGGAACTCGTTTTCCTTTGTAGATGACGCGGGTAATACGATTACGCTACCGCACCCACCCCGCAGCGTAATTTCTTTGGCACCGAACCTCACAGAGTTGCTATACGCCATCGATGCCGGCGACCTGGTTACTGCCGTGAGCCTCGCCGATGATTACCCACCCGCGGTAGACACCCTCCCCCGCTACAGCTCCTATCCGATGGATTTTGAAGCGCTTGTGGGATACGGACCAGATTTGCTCATTGCAACAGACGCGATCAACAACCCAAGAGACGCCGAGCAATTTACTTCCGTGGGCCTTAAAATAGCCTATTTCTCTTTCAAATCATGGGCAGACATTCCCCGGGTGATGCGTGCCCTTGGCGATATCACAGATCGAAGTACCGCAGCAACACAGGCTGCGGACGCGCTGGATGCACAACGCATGGCCATCCAACAGAAAACGGCCGCAGTCAAACCCACCCGCGCCCTCTTTCTGATTGGCTCAGACCAACTTTATGCATTTGGCCGGGACAACTACATCCACGAGGCCATCGCCATCGCCGGCGGCAAGAGCCTGACGGACTCCCTGGCGGCTGTATCACCGATATTAAGCGAAGAATTTGTACTGACAGCGCAGCCTGACGTAATATTAGGCAGCATCCAGGGCGCAGCACAATTGTTAACCCACCATCCGGCTTTTGAAAACGTGCCGGCACTTGCAAACGACCGTGTTTGTACTGTAGACGGTTCGCTGGTCCTGAGACCAGGGCCACGGCTCCTTGAAGGTATAACAGCCATGGCGCGCTGTATGCATCCTGAGCTTTTCGAATAA